From the Musa acuminata AAA Group cultivar baxijiao chromosome BXJ3-7, Cavendish_Baxijiao_AAA, whole genome shotgun sequence genome, one window contains:
- the LOC135643841 gene encoding probable carboxylesterase 8, which produces MDPYKLLRVSLNPDGSLTRSDLIPLLPPSDPAVLCKDLPLNPARGTTFRLFLPRQPPPAPKLPLILYFHGGGFILFRAASGPIHAACARLAASLPAIVLSVDYRLAPEHRLPASYDDALDAFLWLRYQAADGRGDLPFRYCADFSRCFLMGTSAGGNIAFYAAVRAAALTDSLHPVKIAGLVLDQPYFGGVERTESEERAKEDKIIPLVANDLMWELALPEGANRDHEYCNPMANEAKLLAAVGNLPRCLVRGHIGDPLYDRQREFAGMLERRGVSVVARMESEGLHGMEMFDASKEEELVADVRRFLYFEDGGGSAGVGLQRL; this is translated from the coding sequence ATGGATCCCTACAAGCTGCTCAGGGTCTCCCTCAATCCCGACGGCTCCCTCACTCGATCCGATCTCATCCCTCTCTTGCCCCCCTCCGATCCCGCAGTCCTCTGTAAGGACCTCCCTCTCAATCCCGCCCGCGGCACCACCTTCCGCCTCTTCCTCCCCCGCCAACCACCTCCTGCTCCCAAGCTCCCCCTCATCCTTTACTTCCACGGCGGCGGATTCATCCTCTTCCGTGCCGCCTCCGGACCCATCCACGCTGCCTGCGCTCGCCTGGCTGCCTCCCTCCCTGCCATTGTACTTTCCGTCGACTACCGCTTGGCCCCCGAGCACCGCCTCCCTGCCTCCTACGACGATGCCCTCGACGCCTTCCTCTGGCTCCGCTACCAAGCCGCGGATGGCCGGGGCGACCTCCCCTTCCGCTATTGCGCTGACTTCTCCCGTTGCTTCCTCATGGGCACCAGCGCCGGTGGCAACATCGCCTTCTACGCCGCCGTCCGTGCGGCGGCATTGACGGACAGCTTGCATCCGGTAAAGATAGCGGGGTTGGTGTTGGACCAGCCCTACTTCGGGGGAGTGGAGCGGACGGAGTCGGAGGAGAGGGCGAAGGAGGACAAGATCATACCTTTGGTGGCGAACGACCTGATGTGGGAGCTGGCACTGCCGGAGGGCGCGAACAGGGACCACGAGTACTGCAACCCGATGGCGAACGAGGCGAAGCTTCTGGCGGCGGTCGGGAACTTGCCGCGGTGCCTGGTGAGGGGCCACATTGGAGATCCGCTGTATGATAGACAGAGGGAATTCGCGGGGATGTTGGAGAGGAGAGGGGTGAGTGTGGTGGCGAGGATGGAGTCGGAAGGGCTTCACGGGATGGAGATGTTTGATGCCAGCAAGGAAGAGGAGTTGGTGGCAGATGTTAGAAGATTCCTCTACTTTGAAGATGGTGGAGGATCTGCTGGTGTTGGCTTGCAGAGGCTCTGA